A genomic segment from Pyrodictium occultum encodes:
- a CDS encoding 50S ribosomal protein L39e, translated as MARFKPLGKKLRLARALKQNRAVPIWVVIRTSRRFRDHPKRRHWRRVKLKA; from the coding sequence ATGGCTCGCTTCAAGCCGCTGGGTAAGAAGCTGAGGCTCGCCAGGGCACTCAAGCAGAACCGGGCAGTGCCCATATGGGTGGTGATAAGGACTAGCAGGAGGTTCCGCGACCACCCGAAGCGCAGGCACTGGAGGAGGGTGAAGCTCAAGGCCTAG
- a CDS encoding 50S ribosomal protein L31e — protein sequence MPKDKKEAVYTIPLSRVYWGRRVNRAARAVKLLRRFIARHFGVDPSDVVIHASVNEYIWSRGIEKPPRRITVKAVKDEETGRVKVLLLRRRKEAAKAQA from the coding sequence GTGCCCAAGGATAAGAAGGAGGCGGTATACACCATACCCCTATCCCGCGTCTACTGGGGGCGCCGCGTTAACCGGGCGGCCCGTGCGGTAAAGCTTCTACGGAGGTTCATAGCTAGGCACTTCGGCGTAGACCCGTCTGACGTAGTGATACATGCAAGCGTCAACGAGTACATATGGTCTCGCGGGATAGAGAAGCCGCCACGCCGCATAACAGTGAAGGCCGTTAAGGACGAGGAGACCGGCAGGGTTAAGGTTCTCCTCCTCCGCAGGAGGAAGGAGGCTGCCAAGGCCCAGGCCTAG
- a CDS encoding YhbY family RNA-binding protein — MKELVQQGPADVIIGKNGLSEGVLGEIDRRLKEKSIVKVKALKSAIKVTGLDRRELARRVAERLGARLLDVRGRTFVLYRPEPRRERPEANVRNKIRSSRERGAVGRRTVWSQR; from the coding sequence CTGAAGGAGCTGGTTCAGCAGGGGCCCGCGGACGTGATCATAGGGAAGAACGGGCTGAGCGAGGGCGTGCTGGGCGAGATAGACCGCCGGCTGAAGGAGAAGAGCATAGTGAAGGTTAAGGCCCTCAAGAGCGCCATAAAGGTCACGGGGCTAGACCGTAGGGAGCTCGCTCGTCGGGTGGCCGAGAGGCTGGGGGCCCGGCTGCTCGACGTGAGGGGCCGCACCTTTGTCCTCTATCGGCCGGAGCCGCGGCGGGAGCGCCCAGAGGCTAATGTAAGGAATAAAATACGGTCCAGCCGGGAGCGGGGCGCAGTGGGGAGGAGGACGGTATGGTCACAGCGCTAG
- a CDS encoding 30S ribosomal protein S19e: MVTALEVPADLLIERLAQKLKQMPQIRPPVWAYYAKTGVHKERPPEDPDWWYYRAASILRKLYKRGTPVGVERLRTAYGGRVNRGVAPEHFAKGSGSVVRKILQQLERAGLVVKVRGRGRSLSPRGRSLLDNTAYEILKELAEKNPALRKYLA; this comes from the coding sequence ATGGTCACAGCGCTAGAGGTCCCAGCCGACCTGCTCATAGAGCGTTTGGCCCAGAAGCTGAAGCAGATGCCCCAGATAAGGCCCCCCGTCTGGGCCTACTACGCGAAGACCGGGGTGCACAAGGAGAGGCCCCCGGAGGACCCCGACTGGTGGTACTACCGCGCGGCCTCGATACTCAGGAAGCTCTATAAGCGTGGCACCCCCGTGGGCGTTGAGAGGCTCCGCACCGCCTACGGCGGCAGGGTGAACCGCGGCGTAGCCCCGGAGCACTTCGCCAAGGGCTCCGGCTCCGTGGTGAGGAAGATACTCCAGCAGCTCGAGCGCGCAGGACTCGTAGTGAAGGTGAGGGGTAGGGGCCGCAGCCTAAGCCCCAGAGGCCGCAGCCTGCTCGACAACACCGCCTACGAGATACTGAAGGAGCTTGCTGAGAAGAACCCCGCCCTCCGCAAGTACCTCGCCTAG
- a CDS encoding DNA-binding protein — protein sequence MSDYYDEDLEAIKRKKLEELQRRLQMEEEMRRRRQEEAARREALLRNILTPEARERLANVKLVRPELARAVEDNIIALVQAGQLQPPVGEDVVKRLLEAIYERTRREPRIKIKRK from the coding sequence GTGTCCGACTACTACGACGAGGATCTCGAGGCTATCAAGAGGAAGAAGCTGGAGGAGCTGCAGCGCCGGCTCCAGATGGAGGAGGAGATGCGCCGCCGCCGGCAGGAGGAGGCCGCGAGGAGGGAGGCGCTCCTTCGCAACATACTGACGCCGGAGGCTAGGGAGAGGCTCGCCAACGTGAAGCTCGTGAGGCCCGAGCTAGCCAGAGCCGTCGAGGACAATATAATAGCGCTTGTGCAGGCGGGACAGCTGCAGCCGCCAGTCGGCGAGGATGTTGTAAAGAGGCTCCTTGAGGCCATATACGAGAGGACGAGGCGCGAGCCGCGTATAAAGATTAAAAGAAAGTAG
- a CDS encoding ferritin family protein: protein MKHPLDVTRDVLAGGDLADAVRLAIIAELDAISFYLQVARRTQDRAARKVFEDVAREEKTHVGEFLALLKRLDPDQAEELEKGFREVEEMLEERRES, encoded by the coding sequence ATGAAGCACCCGCTAGATGTAACAAGGGATGTACTCGCAGGCGGCGACCTGGCTGACGCCGTGCGCCTAGCTATTATAGCTGAGCTTGACGCTATAAGCTTCTACCTCCAGGTGGCGCGGCGCACCCAGGATAGAGCTGCGAGGAAGGTCTTCGAGGATGTTGCGAGAGAGGAGAAGACTCACGTAGGTGAGTTCCTCGCCCTGCTGAAGCGGCTTGACCCGGATCAGGCAGAGGAGCTCGAGAAGGGCTTCCGAGAAGTAGAGGAGATGCTTGAGGAGCGGAGAGAGTCCTAG
- a CDS encoding ribonuclease P protein component 4 — protein MQAVHRLYRLAVDAARRGDVDYARALVREADELRRRLRLPKPWVLRRGVCRGCGAPLVPGITARVRLVRDGRVTRLVVACLICGYLHRYIVRVRRSRAEGASIKAEGAGSAGARGRDHREERAERGRAGRDRPPAEGEEHSEG, from the coding sequence ATGCAGGCAGTACATAGGCTCTATAGGCTCGCTGTAGACGCTGCTAGGCGGGGCGACGTAGACTACGCCAGGGCACTGGTGAGGGAGGCGGATGAGCTGAGGAGGAGGTTACGGCTCCCCAAGCCCTGGGTGCTCCGCCGCGGTGTCTGCCGTGGCTGTGGTGCACCGCTAGTCCCAGGCATCACCGCGCGTGTCCGCCTCGTCCGGGATGGGAGGGTTACGAGGCTGGTCGTGGCATGCCTTATATGCGGGTACCTGCACCGCTATATCGTAAGGGTCCGGAGGAGCCGTGCGGAGGGGGCATCTATCAAGGCTGAAGGAGCTGGTTCAGCAGGGGCCCGCGGACGTGATCATAGGGAAGAACGGGCTGAGCGAGGGCGTGCTGGGCGAGATAGACCGCCGGCTGAAGGAGAAGAGCATAGTGAAGGTTAA
- a CDS encoding 16S rRNA methyltransferase: MQRSGEKPRVKLVLAEAALETVPREIWGHPAVYKSARRRGKPPSSILLDRSIHHQAMKKLPGAEKRGRPDIVHFSLLEALSSPLNREGLLEVYVHTLNDYVVFVDPSTRLPRNYNRFTGLMEQLLELGRVPPKGKPLLWLKPMKLERLLEEVGASYVILLSEDGEPRRLREVAEEALEKAPRAAVVVGAFPHGDFTEETKRLATRIYSIYRGKPLDTWTVVSHFLALAADMLNLI; this comes from the coding sequence ATGCAGCGTAGCGGGGAGAAGCCCAGAGTTAAACTCGTGCTAGCCGAGGCGGCCCTGGAGACAGTGCCGAGGGAGATCTGGGGGCACCCCGCCGTCTACAAGAGCGCCAGGAGGAGAGGGAAGCCGCCGAGCAGCATCCTGCTCGACAGGAGCATTCACCACCAGGCAATGAAGAAGCTACCCGGCGCGGAGAAGAGGGGCAGGCCCGATATAGTCCACTTCTCTCTCCTCGAGGCGCTCAGCAGCCCCCTCAACCGGGAGGGGCTCCTCGAGGTATACGTGCACACGCTGAACGACTACGTAGTGTTCGTAGACCCCTCCACCAGGCTGCCCAGAAACTACAACCGGTTCACGGGGCTTATGGAGCAGCTCTTAGAGCTGGGGCGGGTGCCCCCCAAGGGCAAGCCGCTCCTCTGGCTGAAGCCAATGAAGCTGGAGCGCCTCCTGGAAGAGGTGGGGGCCAGCTATGTAATACTGCTCTCCGAGGACGGGGAGCCGAGGAGGCTCCGAGAGGTGGCCGAGGAGGCTCTGGAGAAGGCCCCCAGAGCCGCCGTCGTTGTCGGCGCATTCCCCCACGGAGACTTCACCGAGGAGACCAAGAGGCTTGCCACGAGGATCTACAGCATATACCGTGGAAAGCCGCTGGACACGTGGACCGTTGTATCCCACTTCCTAGCCCTAGCAGCGGACATGCTCAACCTAATTTAG
- a CDS encoding DUF1122 family protein: protein MARLETLVALLKRMGLKPQPLRKPRIREMHDVEVLAENHHLAYIRLFEGRPPYYRGWLEIYGIDWSRARQGLLEKLVEAASGALEPGETLFIEYAGDRDTDTLLDRGARPEETWIGRMLAAHGFTGIADMYFPEGFMEGGPKLRAVKPLSGRK from the coding sequence ATGGCTAGGCTTGAGACGCTGGTAGCCCTCCTGAAGCGGATGGGCCTCAAGCCCCAGCCACTCCGCAAGCCAAGGATACGAGAGATGCACGACGTGGAAGTACTCGCCGAGAACCACCACCTAGCATACATAAGGCTCTTCGAGGGCCGCCCACCCTACTACCGGGGCTGGCTCGAGATCTACGGCATAGACTGGAGCAGAGCCCGTCAAGGTCTGCTAGAGAAGCTTGTAGAGGCAGCCTCTGGGGCTCTAGAGCCCGGCGAGACATTGTTCATAGAGTACGCCGGCGACAGAGACACTGATACGCTGCTAGACAGGGGAGCCAGGCCCGAGGAGACATGGATAGGCAGGATGCTAGCCGCCCATGGGTTCACCGGTATAGCCGACATGTACTTCCCCGAGGGCTTCATGGAGGGAGGCCCGAAGCTTAGAGCAGTGAAACCCCTCAGCGGCCGGAAGTGA
- a CDS encoding peroxiredoxin: MLKRLHPCTRGGLVAVVLEPGSEAPVFEAVTHTGSKLRLDELRGRIVVLYFYPRAMTPGCTREAQRFNELLDEFERLGAVVLGVSTDPPERNRRFAEKLGLRFTLLSDPEGEIARLYGVLKEGTKRPSAQRVTFIIDKEGRIVEVLKNIRPAEKHADLALEAVKRLAGEG; encoded by the coding sequence ATGTTAAAGCGGCTCCACCCCTGCACCCGGGGAGGCCTGGTAGCCGTGGTGCTTGAGCCCGGATCCGAGGCCCCGGTATTCGAGGCGGTCACGCACACCGGCTCCAAGCTGCGGCTCGACGAGCTCCGGGGCAGGATAGTGGTGCTCTACTTCTACCCCCGTGCCATGACACCGGGATGTACGAGGGAGGCTCAGAGGTTCAACGAGCTTCTCGACGAGTTCGAGCGTCTCGGCGCTGTGGTGCTGGGCGTCTCCACAGACCCGCCCGAGAGGAATCGAAGGTTCGCCGAGAAGCTGGGCCTGCGCTTCACCCTGCTTAGCGACCCGGAGGGCGAGATAGCCCGGCTCTATGGAGTGCTCAAGGAGGGTACCAAGAGGCCGAGCGCCCAGCGGGTGACATTCATAATAGACAAGGAGGGCAGGATAGTAGAGGTTCTGAAGAACATAAGGCCGGCCGAGAAGCATGCCGACCTGGCGCTCGAGGCAGTGAAGAGGCTGGCTGGGGAGGGCTAG